A region from the Desulfomarina profundi genome encodes:
- a CDS encoding tRNA1(Val) (adenine(37)-N6)-methyltransferase, with translation MVDHDRENRELTEDTLFNGRLVCYQHKEGYRFSIDSVLLAHFTTVKKGDCILDLGSGCGILGLILMYRHGSRIASITAVEIQISLAALTEKNFMANGFDRSCSVYRADIRNLFDYCQRGSFSKVICNPPFYRSGRGRVSVNEESLLARHQISCSLTEFLAVAAAAVKNRGSVYFIYPATELAELIQDAKKYGLEPKQIRFVYSYPGRGKSAELVLISFLKNGGPGVDIMRPLHIYEEKNGEYDQEVVSYYE, from the coding sequence ATGGTCGATCATGACAGGGAAAACCGTGAGCTTACCGAAGATACACTTTTTAACGGCAGACTTGTCTGTTACCAGCATAAAGAGGGCTATCGATTTTCGATTGATTCAGTACTTCTGGCTCATTTTACGACGGTGAAAAAGGGAGACTGCATTCTGGATTTGGGTAGTGGATGCGGTATTCTCGGACTTATTCTCATGTATAGACATGGCAGCAGGATTGCATCGATCACTGCTGTTGAAATTCAGATTTCTCTGGCCGCCCTGACCGAAAAAAATTTCATGGCTAACGGTTTTGACAGAAGCTGTTCTGTATATCGAGCAGATATCAGGAATCTTTTTGATTATTGCCAGCGTGGGTCATTTTCAAAGGTTATCTGTAATCCCCCCTTTTATCGTTCCGGCCGCGGGAGGGTTTCAGTCAATGAGGAATCCCTGCTTGCCCGCCATCAGATTTCCTGTTCACTCACTGAATTTCTGGCTGTGGCTGCAGCGGCAGTAAAAAATCGGGGCTCGGTTTATTTTATTTATCCGGCAACTGAACTGGCTGAACTGATACAGGATGCGAAAAAGTACGGCCTTGAGCCAAAACAGATCAGGTTTGTTTACAGCTATCCCGGCAGGGGAAAGAGCGCGGAACTTGTCCTGATCAGTTTCCTTAAAAACGGTGGTCCAGGTGTTGATATCATGCGCCCATTGCATATATATGAAGAGAAGAATGGTGAATATGATCAGGAAGTGGTTTCCTACTACGAATGA
- the queD gene encoding 6-carboxytetrahydropterin synthase QueD — protein MYDIFIKTHFAGAHHLRDYPGDCEKPHGHNWKVEVMVRAAELDNCGMGIDFKILKRIVKEVIDKLDHHDLNTLPWFQEKNPSSEHIAEFIFEGVSDLLPDDNCSLQRVMVMETDSQGLYYYGK, from the coding sequence ATGTATGATATTTTTATAAAAACCCATTTTGCCGGTGCCCATCATTTACGCGACTATCCCGGAGACTGCGAAAAGCCCCATGGGCATAACTGGAAGGTCGAAGTCATGGTCCGTGCGGCAGAACTTGACAACTGCGGTATGGGTATCGATTTTAAAATTTTAAAAAGAATCGTAAAGGAGGTTATTGACAAACTCGATCATCATGACCTCAATACCCTTCCCTGGTTCCAGGAAAAAAACCCTTCTTCGGAGCATATAGCCGAATTCATTTTTGAAGGTGTCAGTGATCTGCTCCCCGACGACAACTGTTCTCTGCAGAGAGTCATGGTCATGGAAACAGATAGCCAGGGACTCTATTATTACGGTAAATAA